A single Streptomyces sp. 2114.4 DNA region contains:
- a CDS encoding DUF397 domain-containing protein, with protein sequence MSSTELAWFKSSYSGSDGDSCVEVALSWYKSSYSGDSGDDCVEIAACPATVHIRDSKDKAGPQLAVPSGAWAEFVSYAVTTSA encoded by the coding sequence ATGAGCAGCACCGAACTGGCCTGGTTCAAGAGCAGCTACAGCGGCAGCGACGGCGACAGCTGCGTGGAGGTCGCCCTCTCCTGGTACAAGTCCAGCTACAGCGGCGACTCTGGCGACGACTGCGTCGAGATCGCCGCCTGCCCCGCCACCGTCCACATCCGCGACTCCAAGGACAAGGCCGGCCCGCAGCTCGCCGTGCCGAGCGGTGCCTGGGCGGAGTTCGTGTCGTACGCCGTGACGACTTCTGCCTGA